The Lasioglossum baleicum chromosome 10, iyLasBale1, whole genome shotgun sequence genome contains the following window.
TCGTTGGATAACATTCTTTGTTCCAAACTTTATATTATCGGAAACTGGAAAGAAGTCTCTTGCTTCTTTAGGACGTCTTTTCAGCTCCGAATAATACTATACTTATCTAAAGCATTTTTTGTAAATGAGATGAATGATTTCTGACTTACCTTATCTACATTCATTTTTTTGAAACCACCCTgcagaattttaaaattctGTATGTACTCGTGTTCAAGATTTGTCTTGAACTTGACCCTCTTTAAGGGTACGCTACCTGGGAAGAGCATATCCATAAACTGGCAATAAACTGCACCAGTACATAATTCTTCAATCTTGACGAACGATGCTTGCAAGCAGTCGTTCACCCAAGCCAACATATCGTGTCGGCTCAGGTTTTCCGCTGTTACATTTGTTGCGTAGACATTAACAGCCATATTGGTACTGTTGACTATATCGTCAGAATCTGAAATAGAACAATGAAGGAATTACTTTTCTGTAGTACAGATATTCTAATGCTAATCTTTCCAAGAAAATAATTATGTACAACACATAATCTTGGTAATCTCTATATCAACTTTTTGCTCATGGCATACTCTAATTCAAGTATAGATTACAACTGCGATCTAAGAATTGCATAGTCAAGAACAGAAAGTGAGCAAAACATATCTCGATAATCAAAATTCAAATACACTAGTGTAAtgacaataatttttatagttCGTGGTCAATCTTTTGTTCGTGGCATGCTAACTCAGAATCATCAACATTTACAGATTACAACTGCGGTCTAAGAATTACATAGTCAGGAACACACAGAAACATTTCTTgataattcaaattcaaatataCTAGCATAACGACATCAATCTTGGTAATCTTTATGGCTATCAACCTTTTGTTCGTGGCATGCTAACTCAAAATCGGCAACATTTACAGATTACAACTGTGGTCTAAAAATTGCATAGTCGAGAACAGAAAGTGAGCGAAACATATCTCGATAATCAAAATTCAAATACACTCTTTTGCACTATAAATGTACATGCATGAACGACTTTGTGTGGTGGGTAAACTATATATAATTgttagaaataatatttatgtAACGATTGCAATATCACGGGAGAGGGGATATTTATCATTGAAATTAATAGGAACTATAATTAAATCTAACATCGAACCAATTTACAATACTACCAAGTGCTAACAACACTTGCGACGTGTTTTACAAACACATTCTGATACAACGAAAGATATACGTATATTAATTGCAAGATTACAGCGTTCGAAAGTCCGTCTCGGACACAATGAACAAATGTAACACGCAAATATCTTTTATTACGAATCCACGATCTGGCACCGGCGGCGAGTTCGTAAGCGAGATGGTGATCCGTGTCTGTTCTTTTTCGTTTTATTGAAGATAAGTGAGAAGGAGATTGATAAATAGAAATGGTGGAGACGATGGTAACGAGTTCGCAGTGAAACATACAACAACTGTATCAGAAGAATACAATAAATCTTTTCGAGAATAGCGAAACAATCACGCGATGTTCCTTAAATGGTTTAGACTATATCAGACTTAAAAGGAATAACGTTCCATTCACTTTTTTGGTCCGAAACTGTTCATCGACATGCTCGAGGGTTCCTTCAACGTAATACCAAGACGTTGAAACGCGCATATTCTCGTTGCAATGCGAGACCAACCGCTGCTTCATGTAAAAATGCATCGAGGAAGCTTTTTATAATGCCTATAAAAACCTTTAGATGCTCGTAGAATGACTTACCGAGTAACACGGAAACACTGTAACTCCAATCGGGAGTGGTTCCCGCACGCAGATGACAAATGTATACTATGTAGATCGTTCAAATGCGCACACAGGGGGAAAAACTTCTAACGGTTATTTTAAAGATGATTGAATAGTGTACACGTACCGTGCTTAATTTTTCCTGGACAATTTCAACCGGCGTTAGAGAAGTTCGTTGCTCCGAGATACGTTCAAAACTGAAGAATTCGCAATATCCGTTAATGGTGGAGATCAAATGTTTAATCCTGTTTCACAAGGTGTGTCGCGTTTTGCCGCCAGTCGTTACGATTCTCGCCAATCACATCGGACATCTTGGACAAGATCGTCGAACTGTCGCGAAGCTTCTCGTTGCAATTTTTCCCTTGTTCTATGGCTGGTATCctcaaattaaaattattaataataacgatAAATCGATGTCTTGATCGTAGCGTTATTATTTCGTATTTGAATTATTTCAATAGAGCGTAGAATGTGGTAGAATGCATTATCCacttctcgatacagtgggtttacaaagtattcgtacacctgctaaaaacgaataactttttcaaaattgagccCAACAGTttgagttttttaaaaaattgttacctttactttttccttcgcgatTACGACCAATagcaattttaaataaatatttacacagTAGCTAGTAAACTCTAAATCTTTCAacactttttaaaaagtgtacgaatactttgtacacccacctTGCTAGTTTTAAATAAGCCAAATGGTCAAACGAAACGTTTAGAgacttattaaaacaataaaacaATGTACTGACCATTAAACAGTCCTAATACGGAATAAAATCACTCTAGCAGGATACAAAAATTAGATTGAGTCAATGCCAAAGCCAAAACACACAGACAGGATTATTCATGGACGTGAAAATGTAATTAAGTATAAGACATGatgaattttgaataaattatttattaagttttccatttagcAGACGGTAAACGCAATGCattttcagcataaaagtattCCTCCGACTGTAATTGCAACTTAGTCTTGTACTCCATCAATGCAGCACGATCTGCTTGCTGTACAAAAATCTATAACAAAAGAAAACAAACTTAATTTATGACTTTTACCATTTTGTAGACGGTTGAATAACGTTGTACGTACATCTATTACCGTCCTAAAGCAATGCATATTTTTAGCTAATTCCAGCCTCCTTTCTACATTATCAACATgttttaaatacttttcaaGGACGTGAGAAGGCgccttatttttatataatattttgatTACATCTTCGATTGGCAGGTGTAATTGTAACTTTTTACTTCCCAGCCATCCCTAGGAAAAAATATGTTACATATTATTTCCGTCCACATTATTGTGTTAGActaaactgcagatctttatgcatttatagcaaaatagttggaatatatgatttctcctctattcaaatcattaagggacgcaataacattcaattcagtttctatttctcCCAATCAAtgcatttttactttgcataaagatccacagtctgcaTATTACTTTCGTTAGAAGGAGTCCGTCCACATCGTCCCATTCGCCAGTCGACGCTCTGACTTCTAATGCAACTTTTTGGTATTGTCTGGGAGATATGTTGTGCACCTGAGAGAATATCTCGGGGGACATTAGAGCACCTTCCGGTGAATTCCATTGGCCTTTACTAACATGTCTCAGACAATCAAGAACAGATGTGTTTAACTCTAATTCTTCATTGCCATGTATCCTCCTAACTGTTGTTTGCCATTCTAACAATGAATGAATATAATCTCATTTATCAACTGCATTATTTCATTTCTCCAGAGAGAAATAATTTACCCAGAAACTTAATGTAGGACTGAACGAACGATGCTTCCCTGCAATCGGCTAAGGTTGAAAATTGTGTCTTGTAGCAATTACGAAGTTTGTTTAATAGTCTATCCGGATCACGAGTGttctttataataatatgtaatgttttcatctaaaataaaatatcaactGTATTGTCTTCATTATGTAATCGGAGTTTGGTGGAAACTTACAGCAGCATCTACTGGTTGTCCTAGCATACTACAAAAAGTGTAAACTGATAAAAACATGAGGATACGTTATCTAGAAAGATATATATTCGTACATACGTTAAAATGTCTGTAATCTCATTTATTTGCAATCTCGTGGATAAATATCGAATATATACATTTACCGCATCCGTCCTTTCCGCTAATATCTTTTGAACCAGAGATCTTTTAAGCGTTTTCGTCAGGAACAGGACAATCTGAAACATTATACATCActgtataaaatgtataaattggACGAAGTAGTAGTTAAGAACAAAATAATTACGATTAAAATCGCATTTCCATTTCCATTCGCAATAGCCGCATCTAACAACGCTGTTTTACTAGCCAGCGATTTATACGGTTCCAAGGAGTACGATTCTCCAAGTAAAATCTTTCGAAGCGTAACATCTGGTTTCTGAGTAATTGTTTCAGATTGAAATTTCTGTAATTTATCGGTTGCCAAGACtacgaaatataaaatattttatatgtagGGTTTCGTATCATAGTtattactacactgcggatctttatgcatttaaaaacTCGAAATTGTTGCAAAACATTAAAAATCCAAAACGTCcatatataatttctcctctatcaaccctttggactcgaagcaattttaattagaaaatcaaAACATTAATCTGTTTTACAATTCGCACataaaattgaacctgttttctcgtACAATGGAgctttttctcgaaattgaatATCATTTCTTccctttataattttaatagatgggaaatcatatattgacgttTTCGatgtttaaaattttcttacaattttcaatttcatctactcaattttgctataaatgcataaagatccgcagtctagttagtaCTGTTGCCATTAGTTTTCTAACATACTGCTGCAAAGTGTTTTCTCCGATATCACAGACAACAAAGGTTTTATCGCCTGATAATCGTCCGGCCTTTTCTGTGATCCTTCTGATATTGAGATAGTAGATGTATCAGCCCATAACTTATCTGTATCGGTGTTTGATACCTTGAACAACTGGCCCGTCTGTTTAATTCAGTTCTCGTTATTGAAAACATCAAATAAAtggtaatattaatatatttctcATTTTCACACCTCATTGTTTTCGAAAGAGAACGATATCTTCTCGATACTGTTCCAGTATTCCTCGTTATCTTTAATACTActcatatttatattatttttgaataatgatgTTTTTATTGTAATAGCAAAATCGTGTGTAAATTATGTACTGTGTGACTTTGCAAACgctatatagagtcaaacagagTCAAATAAGTGTAAGAAACAGTAAGAAACGACATACGGTTCCGAATTACCGACCGTAACTTTCTAGCACACACCATAGAGTTAAGATCAACATAGGTATTGCATCTTATGGACTTTTTTGTCTAGATCACGGGGGGCTCAAAGAGCCCCTGTACCATTTTGTTGTCGCGTCCCATGTTACCGATAGTTCTAAGTGGCCGCTTCGCTTAGGGCACCGCGGTTTGGTTTTGAGGGCCCCGTGCTTGTAGCAGAAAATGTTTTTGGAAAATTGTGCAACAGCCCTGGCTACCGCCTGAATCGTCGTTGAATTGTACTAccgaatttcgaatacctctttcgacatcatgttctcctaatacaaagttcaattttcgagattttcgccagttttcgaccgtctggcttgtcgttgacttatactactgaatttcgaatacctccttcgacaccatgttctcctaatacaaagttcaattttcgagattttcgcctattttcgaccgtctggcttgtggttgacttatactactgaatttcgaataccttcttcgacatcatgttctcctaatgcaaagttcaattttcgagattttcgccagttttcgaccgtctggcttgtcgttgacttatactactgaatttcgaatacctccttcgacaccatgttctcctaatgcaaagttcaattttcgagattttagcctattttcgaccgtctggcttgtggttgacttatactactgaatttcgaatacctccttcgacaccatgttctcctaatacaaagttcaattttcgagattttcgccagttttcgaccgtctggcttgtcgttgacttatactactgaatttcgaatacctccttcgacaccatgttctcctaatacaaagttcaattttcgagattttcgaaaattttcatcaataatgatataataataatataataataagccagacggtcgaaaactggcgaaaatctcgaaaattgaactttgcattaggagaacatgatgtcgaaggaggtattcgaaattcagtagtataagtcaacgacaagccagacgaccgaaaaatttcgaaaatttcgaaaattgattagaacatgatgtcgaagaaggtattcgaaattcagtagtataagtcaacgacaatattatgaaaataataattaaatattatcaatatttattattttcatccttatatctcgtcggtgacgaaACGTTGAAGCCTGCCATGGCGCCACTGGTCACAGCAAGTCACAGAGGGCTCTTGATACTAAATACTCTATGCCTCACTTCACATGAGTAATAAAGTATAATAGTTTCCTTCAGTTTCCTTCCTGTATTCCTGTTTGACATCATTTTGGACACCACGAGGTAATCTTTTTGTACATTCATTAAAATCTGAAAATGTGCTAACATATATCAtatgttataatatataatttatccgTCATATTAACTACATAGATTTTTACGACTGTTCTGCTCATATttcattaatgttttttatttattgttaacagTCAAGATGGGGCGCCGGCCGGCCAGATGGTATGTAATGAAACATTTATGTTTTTCACtaaaaaaattcgtgaaacaTAATAGATTAAAATAGTGTCTAATTTTTTCGTGTGAAACTTCAATATATTTGCTATTTAATAAACGGTAAATTAGGTTAGGAATGGTCATGAGACCCCCGTAGTTTAAAATGTTTATTCTTTTCATTACAGTTACCGGTACTGTAAAAACAAGCCGTATCCGAAGTCAAGATTCTGTCGTGGTGTGCCTGACCCAAAGATTCGTATTTTTGATCTTGGAAAGAAGAAAGCCTCAGTGGAAGATTTTCCATTATGTGTACATCTAGTTTCCGATGAGTACGAACAACTTAGTTCGGAAGCACTTGAAGCAGGACGTATCTGTGCGAACAAATACATGGTCAAAAATGCTGGGAAAGATCAGTTCCATATTCGTATGAGACTTCATCCGTTCCATGTTATTCGCATCAACAAAATGTTATCGTGCGCTGGAGCCGATAGGTACATAATCTTCCTTATAATTGTAAAACAAATATTGGGTTTGAAAGAAAGTTGGTAccattttcaaattaagaatcgaggataaaattaaggtatttattcatgtttattcaataacataagAACTTACcttgaaaatggcaaaaagcaatagaacagaatggaaaatatgttcttgaataaatctatgaataagtatctgaattttagctttcaattttaatttacaaatgctacaaactttcgttccaacccaatattacaaAACTCAATATTGTGTTGAAACAATTTGGGTTGGTTGAAACAATCTCGATAAATTCGACTcaacattttcgggttctcgcacacctctaattGTAACTAATTTTGATTGAATTTCCTATTTTTGTTCACAAGGCTTCAAACTGGAATGAGAGGAGCTTTCGGAAAACCGCAAGGTACAGTAGCCAGGGTACACATTGGACAGCCTATAATGAGCGTACGCTCATCGGACCGGCACAAGGCTGCTGTTATCGAAGCGCTACGTCGTGCTAAATTCAAGTTTCCCGGTCGTCAGAAAATCTACGTCTCCAAGAAGTGGGGATTCACCAAATACGAACGTGCTGAATACGAAGAACTTCAAGCAGCTGGTCGTCTTGCACCGGATGGTTGCAACGTCAAGTATTTGCCGGAGCATGGACCTTTGGATGAATGgaagaaattcagaaaattacTTGCTGTTTCTTAAAGAATGTGTAAACTTCTggatttcaatttcattaaagaAATTACATGTACACATTTATGTGGTGTTCGTTTTGTTCTAAGCTTAACACCCTAATCCTTAgagtttattaatttctttcacacATATATAAgcaggcaatttttaaaaactttgGTAATTTTTTCGGAATTAGATCAAAACGACTCGAGTTTTTTAATACGTTGATCTTTAAGAAATGTATCGAATATTAATTAGTACAAAAAATAtgttacagtttgtataaaatggaaTTTATCGTGTAGACTATTATACTAACGTTTAAAGCATACAGTCATAACTTTGATACTATTTTATCAATGTGTAATATTCCATCGATAATACTGATTATGTGGGTCTCATCAACGAATGAAGATTTATCGGAGATATGGAATGCGAGCCACATAATGTCATCATCGGTTTCATTAAAATGAGTCTCTTATCTAATAACTCTCCGTTTCCCTGCAAcgtattgaactttatagtgttTGCGAGATAACACGTATGTACTTGAATGTTTATGTAATATGATAAAAGAAGcgcaactgatattttcgggttTAAATAAGCTCGTGCAAAACATCGCGTACCACTGTACATTAAGCCGCTCGATTAACTTAGTTTGCCAAAATATCGATCGGAAATTTTACAAAGTTACTCTGATATATAGACAACGATGACTGTAATAACAGATGTGGATGTAAAGGATGTAAGGTTTCCGACATCCCTGTTGGCAGATGGTAGCGATGCTATGGTAAgtaaatcattaaaaattaattaattttcgaaattctgtATTGCCAAATTTTGGCTGTCCTATGTGAGAGACTTATTAACACCATTCGAATTAAAAAGTTTGATCTATGTTGATCTACAGCACACCGATCCCGATTATTCTTGTGCCTACGTGACAATAAAGACAGACAAAGGGATCGAGGGGTATGGTTTGACATTCACTTTGGGCAGGGGAACGGAAATTGGTAATTCAACGAATAGTTTTATTTGTAAATcatactgttggatgattctttcAATATCTACGATCATTCGTATGCATTTTCAGTTGTTCAAGCATGTAAATCGATGGCGTATCTATTGAAAGGTCAGAATACTGCTGACATTTTTGCCGGTTTCGGATCTTTCTGGAGGAAACTAACTAGCGAGTCGCAATTAAGATGGGCAAGTATTACCGAATCCTTTCTGTATCGAATTAACACTGTTCAAACATTCGAGATCAAAGACTTAATAAAAAGAACATATATGAAATATAGTTGGGACCAGAAAAAGGAGTCACTCATCTTGCTACAGCGGCTATAATAAACGCGTTGTGGGACTTGTGGGCCCGATTGAAGAACAAGCCAGTCTGGAAACTGCTGGTTGACCTAACTCCCGAGGAATTAGTTTCAACAATTGATTTCAGATACATGTAAGTTACAATTCGTTCAATTTTAGAAGATTAGAAGAGGAGAGGGGGTGGTAAGCTGGCTGAGAATGATAGAAGCTCAGCAGAGTCAGAAGAGTTGTGTGATTTaggataaatgaaataaaactgaATATACAGCAGAAATAGGAGTATTGCAGGAGTATTTTATGGAAAGTAGAATGTGGAACCAAGTCCATTTCTGGGCTGCGAagctaaaataaatatatataaataattttagaaCATAGCTATAGTATTTACTTATATTTCGTTGAACAGCTCGGACGTCGTTACCAAAGAGGAAGCGATAAAAATGCTGAAGACATGTGAAAAGGGGAAGAAGGATCGAGAAGAGTTGTTAAAGAAAAGTGGTTACCCAGCGTACACCACGCAAGTGGGCTGGCTCGGGTACAGCGATGAGAAAGTGAAAATTCTTTGTAAAAAGTTTCTGGATCTAGGTTTCACATCTTTCAAAGTCAAAGTTGGTCAGGATTTAAAGGACGACGTGAGAAGATGTCGACTGGTACGCGAGATGATTGGAGATAAAAATAAGTTGATGATGGATGCGAATCAAGTGTGGGACGTCGATCAATCCATAGCATGGATGAAAGGATTGAAAGAGTTTAAGCCAATGTGGATCGAGGAACCAACATCACCGGACGACATTTTGGGTCACGCGAAAATCGCTGAAGCGTTAAGGCCGTATGGTATCGGTGTCGCTACCGGTGAAATGTGCGCCAACCGCgttatgtttaaacaattgctgCAAGCCAAAGCGATTGATTATTGTCAAATCGACTCGGCCAGAATTGGCGGAATTAATGAGATATTGTCTGTTTACTTCATGTCCAAAAAACTGGGAGGTGAGTTAGGTGCATTGAGACTaataagtagattgcggatcttgatgcatttatggcttataaaaattttcaagaaatgctagTGTTAAATTTAACAGAATctggtacgatttttatttattttgggcCTACAAATGCcaataccaatgaaaatagaatttggcaccactttcttaaaatttgtctacaaaaattgaaaattgcataaacatccacagtctattaataaataaacagcggatctttatgcaaaataaacgttTTCTACCCGAATTATCGTTATAATTCCGCTTCGTTAAGCGGAGTAgaacagaaattgattttccttgtcaatatttttaattctttaatGTGTCGTaatctatatttaatttttgtcgtaaatgcaataAACTTGCTGTCTACTAATGAACGTCGAAAGATTTACATTCTACGATAAACTTTATTGCAGTTCCCGTGTGTCCACATGCTGGAGGAATAGGTCTCTGTGAAATGGTTCAACATCTTCAAATGTGGGATTTCGTCTCCCTTAGCGGAACTACTGAGAACCGTATGATAGAATACGTCGACCAGCAGCACGAACATTTTGAACAGCCTGTGAAAATTGAGAACGCTTGCTATATGCCACCCACGTGTCCAGGATACTCTACTAAACTAACAGACAACTGTCTCAACAATTATGTTCACCCCGAAGGCGAACAGTGGAAACAAATGTACGCGAAGGGACTTTTTCGCAAAACGTTATAGTTAATACTGTGACGTAGTGATGTACATTATACTACATTTGTTATATTAACATGAATGTATATGTGTATCACAAAAAAGACAAGAAGTATAAAAAAATCTTGAGGGAATTACTGAAATtatcgaaatattaaaaattaagcgTTTCTTACATATGTACGTATAACAATAGTTTTGCCTTTCCTCAAAAGTGAATAAATTAATTATCAAACCAGTATAAACTGTTGTTCATGATTTCCAATTCTATTAACAACTTTAGGTATTAACTGCACGTGTGCAGGGTTCATCTCACATATTCAGTCCCtgcaaaatataatataattagtatAAGTAATCTGAGTAATAGTAATGCATTTTATGGATTATATACTCACACTGACGAATTGATAGGAGTTTGCTTCGAACATAAACTTTAGGTATTAACTACACATCTGCAGGGTTGATCTCACATATTCggtctgcaaaataaaatataattagtagactgcagattgcagaaaattgagtagatgaaattcaaaattgttagaaaatttGACGAATTAAAGATGTCAAtagatgatttctcctctattaaaatcattaagggaagaaacaacattcaatttaatttctgttccttgcaatcgatgtagaaaatttttattttgcataaagatccgcagtctaataattagtataagtaatctgaataataataactattctgcggatcattatgcatttattcCAAACTATTTTTACTTATTcctgatctacaaaggctactaccgctGAAAATAAGATGTTATTTAATTCCACTTAGATGCAGTCCAATAATAATGCATTTTCCGTATTATATACTCACACTGACGAACCAATAGGAGTTTGCTTTGAACATAAACTTTCTGAGGAGACTCATGCTATCCACAGGAGAGATAACATGTAAATGAAGATGGTCCACTGTATTGAACGGCGGCCAATGAAACCCAGTACGTGTAGCTGCAGGATCCAGACATtgtttttctattattttgtcTACGGTGGACACCATTTTGTCGTCTAAAATTTTAGTATTGTAAAACAACTTGTAGAAGGTGAACTGAAAATTATAATTCTACAGGACTCACAAAGTTCTACATCTTCGTTCTTCAGTTCCTTCGCGTTACGTATATGCTTTTTTGGCAGAATTAAATAGTGATGCGTTGAAACCGGATTGATGTCTTTGATGCACGTTACGTAATCAtcctgtaaaatataaaacaatggtTATTATGGTTTCTTACACTATGACAGATGAGGTTAAGATTGCCATACCTCGTAAATCTT
Protein-coding sequences here:
- the LOC143212717 gene encoding spermatogenesis-defective protein 39 homolog encodes the protein MSSIKDNEEYWNSIEKISFSFENNETGQLFKVSNTDTDKLWADTSTISISEGSQKRPDDYQAIKPLLSVISEKTLCSILATDKLQKFQSETITQKPDVTLRKILLGESYSLEPYKSLASKTALLDAAIANGNGNAILIIVLFLTKTLKRSLVQKILAERTDAVNVYIRYLSTRLQINEITDILTMLGQPVDAAMKTLHIIIKNTRDPDRLLNKLRNCYKTQFSTLADCREASFVQSYIKFLEWQTTVRRIHGNEELELNTSVLDCLRHVSKGQWNSPEGALMSPEIFSQVHNISPRQYQKVALEVRASTGEWDDVDGLLLTKGWLGSKKLQLHLPIEDVIKILYKNKAPSHVLEKYLKHVDNVERRLELAKNMHCFRTVIDIFVQQADRAALMEYKTKLQLQSEEYFYAENALRLPSAKWKT
- the LOC143212716 gene encoding mitochondrial enolase superfamily member 1, yielding MTVITDVDVKDVRFPTSLLADGSDAMHTDPDYSCAYVTIKTDKGIEGYGLTFTLGRGTEIVVQACKSMAYLLKGQNTADIFAGFGSFWRKLTSESQLRWLGPEKGVTHLATAAIINALWDLWARLKNKPVWKLLVDLTPEELVSTIDFRYISDVVTKEEAIKMLKTCEKGKKDREELLKKSGYPAYTTQVGWLGYSDEKVKILCKKFLDLGFTSFKVKVGQDLKDDVRRCRLVREMIGDKNKLMMDANQVWDVDQSIAWMKGLKEFKPMWIEEPTSPDDILGHAKIAEALRPYGIGVATGEMCANRVMFKQLLQAKAIDYCQIDSARIGGINEILSVYFMSKKLGVPVCPHAGGIGLCEMVQHLQMWDFVSLSGTTENRMIEYVDQQHEHFEQPVKIENACYMPPTCPGYSTKLTDNCLNNYVHPEGEQWKQMYAKGLFRKTL
- the LOC143212734 gene encoding adenosine 5'-monophosphoramidase HINT3, whose amino-acid sequence is METHLENCIFCKVIHNKAPSEKIYEDDYVTCIKDINPVSTHHYLILPKKHIRNAKELKNEDVELYDKMVSTVDKIIEKQCLDPAATRTGFHWPPFNTVDHLHLHVISPVDSMSLLRKFMFKANSYWFVSTEYVRSTLQMCS
- the LOC143212731 gene encoding large ribosomal subunit protein uL16 — translated: MGRRPARCYRYCKNKPYPKSRFCRGVPDPKIRIFDLGKKKASVEDFPLCVHLVSDEYEQLSSEALEAGRICANKYMVKNAGKDQFHIRMRLHPFHVIRINKMLSCAGADRLQTGMRGAFGKPQGTVARVHIGQPIMSVRSSDRHKAAVIEALRRAKFKFPGRQKIYVSKKWGFTKYERAEYEELQAAGRLAPDGCNVKYLPEHGPLDEWKKFRKLLAVS